A stretch of Chiloscyllium punctatum isolate Juve2018m chromosome 6, sChiPun1.3, whole genome shotgun sequence DNA encodes these proteins:
- the LOC140479178 gene encoding lactosylceramide 4-alpha-galactosyltransferase-like, whose product MKGIAKFAVFFLMLVFALAAYLLLIPSLNETILKLSELPNTLASYMGNPVGTDRIKLPTSSSTVSVKYPHPSTDPGIMFLQTSSQLNPSSLAMCGIESAARLNPNKPVYYFMKAFNGNISGYQEPEYKGIRLLSSFNNVIILPLNPKELFNNTPLAGWYEKVDPSKERYWFHVLADGCRLALLWKYGGIYLDTDIISIKPLEFRNFIGAESIHFANNAALGFNRSHSYVESCLRDFVEKFNGATWGHQGPRLITRMVKKWCGTDNLASLFNKGCKGIMFLSDNWFYPIPFNNWKNYFEKNRWNKNNDDIEKEFSKTKGVHIWSFLSSRQKIPIRGSHSLLEYFFSTYCPSTYETLPK is encoded by the exons ATGAAGGGTATTGCAAAATTTGCAGTATTTTTCCTCATGCTGGTATTTGCTCTTGCTGCCTACTTGCTTTTAATTccctctttgaatgagacaattttaaaattaagtgAGTTGCCAAATACACTGGCAAGCTACATGGGCAATCCAGTTGGCACTGACCGAATTAAATTACCGACATCAAGCTCCACAGTGAGTGTGAAATACCCACACCCATCCACAGACCCGGGAATCATGTTTCTACAGACGTCCAGTCAACTCAACCCTTCCTCACTGGCCATGTGTGGCATCGAATCAGCAGCTAGACTCAACCCAAACAAACCAGTTTATTACTTCATGAAAGCATTCAATGGGAACATATCTGGGTATCAAGAACCTGAGTACAAAGGCATCCGTCTGCTTTCTTCATTCAACAACGTAATCATCTTGCCCTTGAATCCTAAAGAATTGTTCAACAACACACCCTTAGCTGGATGGTATGAGAAG GTAGATCCCAGCAAGGAAAGGTACTGGTTCCATGTACTCGCCGATGGCTGTCGGCTAGCCTTGCTGTGGAAGTATGGAGGCATCTATCTGGACACGGATATCATTTCAATCAAACCCTTGGAATTCCGAAACTTTATCGGTGCAGAATCAATACATTTTGCGAATAATGCAGCTTTGGGATTTAACCGCTCTCATTCTTATGTCGAGAGTTGCTTGAGGGATTTTGTTGAGAAATTCAATGGAGCAACTTGGGGCCATCAGGGTCCTAGACTCATAACCCGGATGGTGAAGAAATGGTGTGGAACTGACAATCTTGCAAGCCTATTCAACAAAGGATGCAAAGGGATTATGTTCTTGTCTGACAACTGGTTTTACCCGATTCCATTCAACAATTGGAAAAACTACTTTGAAAAAAATCGATGGAACAAAAACAATGATGATATTGAAAAGGAATTCTCAAAGACGAAAGGGGTACATATTTGGAGTTTTTTATCAAGTCGGCAAAAAATTCCAATCAGAGGAAGTCACTCTTTACTCGAATACTTCTTCAGTACATACTGTCCAAGCACATATGAAACTCTCCCAAAATAG